One part of the Salinivirga cyanobacteriivorans genome encodes these proteins:
- the atpA gene encoding F0F1 ATP synthase subunit alpha, with protein MAEIKPAEISEILKKEIAGISSESGFEDVGTVLTIGDGIARIYGLQNVKANELVEFANGTKGIVLNLEEDNVGVVLMGPTGDIGEGDTVKRTGRITSINVGEQMLGRIVNTIGEPIDGKGEIAGETFEMPIERKAPGVIFRQPVNEPLQTGLIAIDSMIPIGRGQRELIIGDRQTGKTAVGIDTIINQKENYDKGEPVYCIYVAIGQKGSTVANVAATLEKYGAMDYTVIVAANAADPAALQFYAPMAGAAIGEYFRDTGRHALVIYDDLSKQAVSYREVSLLLRRPPGREAYPGDVFYLHSRLLERAAKIIESDKVAQSMNDLPDSIKDKVKGGGSLTALPIIETQAGDVSAYIPTNVISITDGQIFLESDLFLSGVRPAINVGISVSRVGGSAQIKSMKKVAGTLKIDLAQYRELEAFSKFGSDLDAATQAVLDKGKRNVELLKQPQYNAYKVEHQVALVFCGTKGLLNKIPVEKVKEFTKDYLNLMESQHDDVLKTLREGKLTDEAKETMTKIAKEVADKYVE; from the coding sequence ATGGCTGAAATTAAACCTGCAGAGATTTCGGAAATTCTCAAAAAAGAAATAGCCGGAATAAGCTCAGAATCCGGTTTTGAAGATGTAGGCACTGTGTTAACTATTGGTGACGGAATTGCCCGGATATATGGCTTGCAAAATGTAAAAGCCAATGAATTGGTAGAATTTGCAAATGGAACAAAGGGTATCGTATTAAATCTTGAAGAAGACAATGTCGGAGTGGTACTTATGGGGCCTACCGGAGATATTGGAGAAGGCGATACAGTGAAACGAACCGGCCGTATTACATCGATAAATGTCGGAGAACAAATGCTCGGACGCATTGTAAATACCATTGGTGAGCCTATAGATGGTAAAGGAGAGATTGCAGGAGAAACCTTTGAAATGCCAATAGAGCGTAAGGCCCCGGGTGTCATTTTTCGGCAACCAGTTAATGAGCCCTTACAAACCGGACTTATAGCCATCGACTCTATGATTCCAATCGGAAGGGGGCAGCGTGAGCTGATTATTGGAGACCGCCAGACCGGAAAAACAGCTGTTGGAATTGATACAATTATTAATCAGAAAGAAAATTACGATAAAGGAGAACCCGTATATTGTATTTATGTGGCAATAGGACAAAAAGGTTCTACTGTGGCCAACGTGGCTGCCACACTCGAGAAATATGGCGCCATGGATTATACTGTTATTGTGGCTGCCAACGCTGCTGATCCGGCTGCCTTACAATTTTATGCCCCGATGGCCGGTGCCGCCATTGGCGAATATTTCAGAGATACCGGTCGGCATGCACTTGTGATATACGACGACCTGTCCAAACAAGCTGTTTCATATCGTGAAGTCTCCTTATTGTTACGTCGTCCCCCTGGTAGAGAAGCATATCCTGGAGATGTGTTCTATTTGCACTCACGTCTACTCGAGCGCGCTGCCAAAATTATCGAGTCCGATAAAGTTGCACAAAGTATGAACGATTTGCCTGATAGTATAAAGGATAAAGTAAAAGGTGGGGGTAGTTTAACTGCCCTGCCCATTATTGAAACCCAGGCAGGAGACGTATCTGCTTATATTCCAACAAATGTAATTTCCATTACCGACGGGCAAATATTTTTGGAATCCGATCTGTTTTTATCAGGAGTACGGCCTGCAATTAATGTAGGTATATCGGTTTCACGTGTTGGAGGTAGCGCCCAAATTAAATCGATGAAAAAAGTTGCAGGGACACTGAAAATTGATCTTGCTCAGTATCGCGAGCTTGAAGCATTTTCTAAATTCGGTTCCGATCTTGATGCTGCAACACAAGCTGTTTTAGATAAAGGAAAACGTAATGTTGAGTTGCTTAAACAACCCCAATACAATGCCTATAAAGTAGAGCATCAGGTAGCACTTGTTTTCTGTGGGACAAAAGGATTGCTTAATAAAATTCCGGTCGAAAAGGTTAAAGAGTTTACTAAAGACTATTTAAATCTGATGGAATCGCAACATGATGATGTGCTGAAAACATTGCGTGAAGGTAAATTAACTGATGAGGCAAAAGAGACTATGACAAAAATTGCCAAAGAGGTTGCTGATAAGTATGTAGAATAA
- the atpG gene encoding ATP synthase F1 subunit gamma has translation MANLKEIRTRIASVKNTRQVTSAMKMVAAAKLRKAQDAIFKIRPYTDALHKVAEQIAAAGEEDITSPLTEHRETNNMLVVLFTSNKGLCGAFNYQVTKAAINHVKNEYHDLLEEDRIQFLTIGKKGDEIVKREGFQVWKNMDDLLDHSQFKESATVANEIVDVFLNKEFDKVALFYNGFKNAAVQRVTHETFLPVEIGGDEEGADPNYILEPTAGEIVMDLMPKILQISFHSALLDSVASEHGARMTAMHKATENATDLIKDLTLNYNKARQAAITNEITEIVSGANALGK, from the coding sequence ATGGCCAATTTAAAAGAGATACGTACAAGAATTGCATCAGTAAAGAATACAAGACAGGTTACCTCTGCTATGAAAATGGTGGCTGCAGCAAAATTGCGAAAAGCTCAGGATGCCATATTCAAAATCAGACCCTATACCGATGCTTTACACAAGGTTGCAGAGCAAATTGCGGCCGCTGGTGAAGAAGATATTACAAGTCCGCTCACAGAACACCGTGAGACTAATAACATGCTTGTCGTACTTTTTACCTCAAACAAAGGTCTTTGTGGTGCCTTTAATTACCAGGTGACCAAGGCTGCTATAAACCATGTAAAAAACGAATATCACGATTTGTTGGAAGAGGACAGAATCCAATTTCTTACTATTGGAAAAAAGGGAGACGAAATTGTGAAGCGCGAAGGCTTTCAGGTTTGGAAGAATATGGATGATTTGCTCGACCATAGTCAGTTTAAAGAGAGTGCAACAGTTGCCAATGAGATTGTTGATGTTTTCCTTAACAAGGAATTTGATAAAGTAGCTTTATTTTATAATGGATTCAAGAATGCAGCTGTACAAAGGGTAACACATGAAACCTTTTTACCGGTCGAAATAGGGGGTGATGAAGAGGGAGCAGATCCGAATTATATTCTTGAACCTACCGCCGGTGAAATTGTCATGGATTTGATGCCGAAAATTTTGCAGATTAGCTTTCATAGTGCGCTGCTCGATTCGGTTGCCTCTGAGCACGGTGCTCGTATGACAGCAATGCATAAAGCTACCGAAAATGCAACAGACTTAATCAAAGACCTGACATTGAACTACAATAAAGCGCGTCAGGCTGCTATTACAAATGAAATTACCGAAATTGTAAGTGGGGCAAATGCCCTTGGAAAATAA